A stretch of Acidimicrobiia bacterium DNA encodes these proteins:
- a CDS encoding SDR family oxidoreductase yields the protein MPVSGLPEPPPAGTSALPPGTFDGVAVVVTGGGTGLGRAIAQEFARLGASLAVFSRRPEHLEAATAAIRELAAPVMTAPCDIRDPEQIERAFDAAEEAFGLPAVLVNNAAANFPVPAEDMSPNAWRTVIDITLNGTFFCAREFARRHLAAGTPGSIVNVGASYAWTGGPGFAHSAAAKAGVKNMVETLAVEWGPYGIQVNGLVPGLFPHEDMTADIRGNLDRTSEKDACQPALRVGRLRELGWAATFLASPYARFISGHTLVVDGANWQRRSLTNPPVVTVREQMGRGEFDPGA from the coding sequence ATGCCCGTGTCCGGTCTGCCGGAACCGCCGCCCGCCGGCACCAGCGCGCTCCCACCGGGCACGTTCGACGGCGTGGCCGTCGTCGTGACCGGCGGCGGGACCGGGCTCGGACGGGCGATCGCGCAGGAGTTCGCCCGCCTCGGGGCGTCGCTCGCCGTGTTCAGCCGGCGGCCCGAGCACCTCGAGGCGGCCACGGCCGCGATCCGCGAGCTCGCGGCGCCGGTCATGACCGCGCCGTGCGACATCCGCGATCCCGAGCAGATCGAGCGCGCGTTCGACGCCGCCGAGGAGGCGTTCGGGCTCCCCGCGGTGCTCGTGAACAACGCGGCCGCGAACTTCCCGGTGCCGGCCGAGGACATGTCGCCCAACGCGTGGCGGACCGTGATCGACATCACGCTCAACGGAACGTTCTTCTGCGCGCGCGAGTTCGCGCGCCGTCACCTCGCGGCCGGCACACCCGGCTCGATCGTGAACGTGGGCGCGTCGTACGCGTGGACCGGTGGCCCGGGCTTCGCCCACTCCGCGGCCGCGAAGGCCGGGGTCAAGAACATGGTGGAGACGCTCGCCGTCGAGTGGGGTCCGTACGGCATCCAGGTGAACGGGCTCGTGCCCGGGCTGTTCCCGCACGAGGACATGACCGCCGACATCCGCGGCAACCTCGACCGCACGTCCGAGAAGGACGCGTGCCAGCCCGCGCTGCGGGTCGGGCGGCTGCGCGAGCTCGGCTGGGCGGCGACGTTCCTCGCGTCGCCGTACGCGCGCTTCATCTCGGGGCACACGCTCGTCGTCGACGGCGCGAACTGGCAGCGGCGCAGCCTCACGAACCCGCCCGTCGTCACCGTGCGCGAGCAGATGGGCCGGGGCGAGTTCGACCCGGGCGCGTAG
- a CDS encoding enoyl-CoA hydratase/isomerase family protein, translated as MASERVHLSIDGAIATITNDNPEKHNAFDDDMDVELFAILDELASRRDIRAVVWRGEGASFSSGRDVGSIGNLKVELSHHELMRRGHRGIQRLWDLDAPVIVACKGWVMGGSFQRALLCDIRIASEDARFRLPEVGFGVIPDTGGVAVLYEMCGHGVVSDMVLSGRVLSAHEALSHGIVSRVVAPDELDATAREIAEKIAAAPAVTVKMAREVIRHLSVPAIRTSMADEMIYQTFINRSDDFAELRAARAEGREPRYTGS; from the coding sequence ATGGCGAGCGAACGGGTGCACCTGAGCATCGACGGCGCGATCGCGACGATCACGAACGACAACCCGGAGAAGCACAACGCGTTCGACGACGACATGGACGTCGAGCTGTTCGCGATCCTCGACGAGCTCGCGTCGCGTCGCGACATCCGAGCCGTCGTGTGGCGGGGTGAAGGCGCGTCGTTCTCGTCGGGCCGCGACGTCGGGTCGATCGGCAACCTCAAGGTCGAGCTGTCGCACCACGAGCTCATGCGGCGCGGCCATCGCGGCATCCAGCGGCTCTGGGACCTGGATGCGCCGGTGATCGTCGCGTGCAAGGGATGGGTGATGGGCGGGTCGTTCCAGCGCGCGCTGCTCTGCGACATCCGCATCGCGTCGGAGGACGCTCGCTTCCGCCTCCCCGAGGTCGGCTTCGGCGTCATCCCCGACACCGGCGGGGTGGCAGTCCTGTACGAGATGTGCGGCCACGGCGTCGTGAGCGACATGGTCCTGAGTGGGCGCGTGCTCTCGGCACACGAAGCGCTGTCGCACGGGATCGTCAGCCGCGTCGTCGCGCCCGACGAGCTCGACGCGACGGCACGCGAGATCGCCGAGAAGATCGCCGCCGCACCGGCCGTCACGGTGAAGATGGCGCGGGAGGTGATCCGGCACCTCAGCGTGCCCGCGATCCGCACGTCGATGGCCGACGAGATGATCTACCAGACGTTCATCAACCGCAGCGACGACTTCGCGGAGCTCCGGGCCGCGCGCGCCGAGGGCCGCGAGCCGCGCTACACGGGGAGCTGA
- a CDS encoding NADH:flavin oxidoreductase, translating into MADTTSVPDVFAPAKLGPVTLRNRVIKAATFEGVMPDGLVTDALVEYHRRVARGGVGMTTVAYLAVAPEGRTDRHCIHLRDEALAGLRVLTDAIHDEGAAIAAQIGHAGPVANARSNRAPSLSPSGGFSPLGSRMRAVTDADIARITDDYARGARMIADAGFDSIEIHLGHNYLLSAFLSPKLNKRTDGYGGSLENRARFPRAVVKAVRDAVGDRLAVTAKVNMADGTPGGFWLNESVEFARMLQADGALDALELTGGSSLANPMYLFRGEAPIAEFAATQPQPIRLGMRLFGKRFLIEYPWEEAFFLPYARQFRAALDMPLILLGGINRRETMQQAMAEGFAFVAMARALLREPDLVNRMQKGATDESLCIHCNKCMPTIYSGTRCVLVEAEPPAGPSTVA; encoded by the coding sequence ATGGCCGACACCACCTCCGTTCCCGACGTGTTCGCACCGGCGAAGCTCGGGCCGGTCACGTTGCGCAACCGGGTCATCAAGGCGGCGACGTTCGAGGGGGTCATGCCCGACGGGCTCGTGACCGACGCGCTCGTCGAGTACCACCGTCGCGTCGCGCGCGGCGGCGTCGGGATGACGACGGTCGCGTACCTCGCCGTCGCGCCCGAGGGCCGCACCGACCGGCACTGCATCCATCTGCGCGACGAGGCGCTCGCGGGCCTCCGGGTGCTCACCGACGCGATCCACGACGAGGGCGCCGCGATCGCGGCGCAGATCGGTCACGCAGGGCCGGTCGCGAACGCGAGGTCGAACCGTGCGCCGTCGCTCTCGCCGTCGGGCGGCTTCAGCCCGCTGGGCTCGCGGATGCGCGCCGTCACCGACGCCGACATCGCCCGGATCACGGACGACTACGCACGCGGCGCGCGCATGATCGCCGACGCCGGGTTCGACAGCATCGAGATCCACCTCGGCCACAACTACCTGCTCTCGGCGTTCCTGAGCCCGAAGCTGAACAAGCGCACAGACGGCTACGGCGGGAGCCTCGAGAACCGGGCCCGGTTCCCGCGAGCAGTGGTGAAGGCGGTGCGCGACGCCGTCGGCGACCGTCTCGCGGTGACCGCGAAGGTCAACATGGCGGACGGCACGCCGGGCGGCTTCTGGCTGAACGAGAGCGTCGAGTTCGCCCGCATGCTCCAGGCCGACGGCGCGCTCGACGCCCTCGAGCTCACGGGTGGGAGCTCGCTCGCCAACCCGATGTACCTGTTCCGCGGTGAGGCGCCGATCGCCGAGTTCGCGGCGACGCAGCCGCAGCCGATCCGGCTCGGCATGCGTCTGTTCGGGAAGCGCTTCCTGATCGAGTACCCGTGGGAGGAGGCGTTCTTCCTCCCCTACGCGCGGCAGTTCCGCGCCGCGCTCGACATGCCCCTGATCCTCCTCGGCGGCATCAACCGGCGGGAGACGATGCAGCAGGCCATGGCGGAGGGGTTCGCGTTCGTCGCGATGGCGCGCGCGCTCCTCCGCGAGCCCGACCTCGTCAACCGGATGCAGAAGGGCGCGACGGACGAGTCGCTGTGCATCCACTGCAACAAGTGCATGCCGACGATCTACAGCGGGACGCGCTGCGTCCTCGTCGAGGCCGAGCCGCCGGCCGGCCCGAGCACCGTGGCGTAG
- a CDS encoding sensor domain-containing diguanylate cyclase, whose protein sequence is MRTSRAAARPDTRLAWAVLPAVYASTPLAVVGAWFLQRAHLLGDISLVWFVPLVAATAVLNAASQVYWHRRRGGVFAMHVRIAVVMVTTTAVVYAAGWGPVLAIGYALGATDVLRTMGSRSWRPAIAWMVGCVALGQLAVASGTVATIVPGRYAHAVAAVGVVCFTLVIRVLGHTEAIAEEAQGELRDHGEQFQALVQHAMDIIGVLGECGTIRYVSPAIGPMLGYEPHAVEGESFLSLVQPDDAASARGFLHEAVAAPDTARTRELALRHRDGSTRLAAVTLTRRSDARDDDVIVNVHDITTQRALEERLRHDALHDPVTGLANRTAFLEAVRRACARATRERSTLAVLYVDLDGFKRVNDSFGHEAGDRVLVATAQQLAGCVRDGDVVARLGGDEFCVLLERVATLDETIDVADRVIETLAAARLGGAEAVTASIGIALNPAGDLSVSELLRRADQAMYDAKRAGRGRWAASAHVLRRAV, encoded by the coding sequence GTGAGGACGTCGCGCGCAGCCGCGCGCCCCGACACGCGCCTGGCGTGGGCCGTGCTGCCCGCGGTCTACGCGAGCACGCCGCTCGCCGTCGTCGGCGCGTGGTTCCTCCAGCGCGCCCACCTCCTCGGCGACATCAGCCTCGTCTGGTTCGTCCCGCTCGTCGCGGCGACCGCGGTGCTGAACGCCGCGTCGCAGGTGTACTGGCACCGCCGGCGCGGCGGGGTGTTCGCGATGCACGTCCGCATCGCGGTCGTGATGGTCACGACGACGGCCGTGGTGTACGCCGCGGGCTGGGGGCCCGTCCTCGCGATCGGGTACGCGCTCGGCGCGACCGACGTCCTCCGCACGATGGGTTCGCGGAGCTGGCGTCCCGCGATCGCGTGGATGGTCGGCTGCGTCGCGCTCGGCCAGCTCGCGGTCGCGTCGGGGACCGTGGCCACGATCGTCCCCGGTCGCTACGCGCACGCGGTCGCCGCGGTCGGTGTCGTCTGCTTCACGCTCGTGATCCGCGTGCTCGGCCACACCGAGGCGATCGCCGAGGAGGCGCAGGGCGAGCTGCGCGACCACGGCGAGCAGTTCCAGGCCCTCGTGCAGCACGCGATGGACATCATCGGCGTGCTCGGCGAGTGCGGCACGATCCGGTACGTCAGCCCGGCGATCGGCCCGATGCTCGGCTACGAGCCGCACGCGGTCGAAGGTGAGTCGTTCCTCTCGCTCGTGCAGCCGGACGACGCCGCCTCTGCTCGCGGGTTCCTGCACGAGGCGGTCGCCGCGCCCGACACCGCGCGCACCCGTGAGCTCGCGCTCCGGCACCGTGACGGGTCGACCCGTCTCGCCGCCGTCACGCTGACCCGCCGGTCCGACGCGCGCGACGACGACGTCATCGTCAACGTGCACGACATCACGACGCAGCGTGCGCTCGAGGAGCGACTCCGCCACGACGCCCTCCACGACCCGGTGACGGGGCTCGCGAACCGGACGGCCTTCCTCGAGGCCGTGCGTCGTGCGTGTGCTCGCGCGACGCGCGAGCGCTCCACGCTGGCGGTGCTCTACGTCGACCTCGACGGCTTCAAGCGGGTCAACGACTCGTTCGGCCACGAAGCCGGTGACCGCGTCCTCGTCGCGACCGCGCAGCAGCTCGCGGGATGCGTGCGCGACGGCGACGTCGTCGCCCGTCTGGGTGGTGACGAGTTCTGCGTCCTCCTCGAACGTGTCGCGACGTTGGACGAGACGATCGACGTCGCCGACCGGGTCATCGAGACGCTCGCCGCCGCGCGCCTCGGCGGTGCCGAGGCCGTGACCGCGAGCATCGGCATCGCGCTCAACCCGGCCGGCGACCTGTCGGTCAGCGAGCTCCTGCGCCGGGCCGACCAGGCGATGTACGACGCGAAGCGGGCCGGTCGGGGACGGTGGGCGGCGAGCGCGCACGTCCTGCGCCGCGCCGTCTGA
- a CDS encoding amidohydrolase family protein: MLAISADSHVTEPGDCYLPRIDPRFRDRAPAARTDDRMGAVVDVDNGRSVVPYGMVAAAGRPVERIGPFEHVGWDELHPGGWDPGARLAEQDRDGVAVEVLYPSVGMLLCNHPDADYKKACFDAYNRWIAEFQAYAPDRLVGLGQTALRSVEEGITDLEAMKDLGLRGVMAPGFAACQEDGDYDDPRWDPFWRASVDLDLPVSFHILTGADQIGGGQFRGPKMNSFLGIIRGCQDIIGTLIFGGVFDRVPDLRVVCVEADAGWAPHWKYRADHAVKRHRNWLPAAALQRMPSEYFDENVYVTFQDDWVAFRTTHLMNHERLLWASDHPHSDSTFPESQQVLAQQTAHLDPDVRDDIVYRNTARLYGLRV, translated from the coding sequence ATGCTCGCGATCTCGGCCGATTCGCACGTCACGGAGCCCGGCGACTGCTACCTGCCCCGGATCGACCCCCGCTTCCGCGACCGGGCGCCGGCGGCGCGCACCGACGACCGCATGGGCGCGGTCGTCGACGTCGACAACGGGCGCAGCGTCGTGCCGTACGGGATGGTCGCGGCGGCCGGTCGTCCGGTCGAGCGGATCGGGCCGTTCGAGCACGTCGGCTGGGACGAGCTCCACCCGGGCGGGTGGGACCCCGGCGCCCGCCTCGCCGAGCAGGACCGTGACGGCGTCGCCGTCGAGGTCCTGTACCCGTCGGTCGGGATGCTGCTGTGCAACCACCCCGACGCCGACTACAAGAAGGCCTGCTTCGACGCGTACAACCGGTGGATCGCCGAGTTCCAGGCGTACGCACCCGACCGTCTCGTCGGCCTCGGCCAGACCGCGCTCCGCAGCGTCGAGGAGGGGATCACCGACCTCGAGGCGATGAAGGACCTCGGCCTGCGTGGCGTCATGGCGCCGGGCTTCGCGGCCTGCCAGGAGGACGGTGACTACGACGACCCACGCTGGGACCCGTTCTGGCGCGCGTCCGTCGACCTCGACCTCCCGGTGTCGTTCCACATCCTCACGGGCGCGGACCAGATCGGCGGCGGCCAGTTCCGGGGACCCAAGATGAACAGCTTTCTCGGCATCATCCGCGGCTGCCAGGACATCATCGGCACGCTGATCTTCGGTGGCGTGTTCGACCGCGTCCCCGACCTGCGCGTCGTGTGCGTCGAGGCCGACGCGGGCTGGGCGCCGCACTGGAAGTACCGGGCCGACCATGCCGTGAAGCGTCATCGCAACTGGCTGCCCGCGGCCGCGCTGCAGCGCATGCCGAGCGAGTACTTCGACGAGAACGTCTACGTCACGTTCCAGGACGACTGGGTCGCGTTCCGGACGACGCACCTGATGAACCACGAACGCCTGCTCTGGGCGAGCGACCACCCCCACTCCGACTCGACGTTCCCCGAGTCGCAGCAGGTCCTCGCGCAGCAGACCGCGCACCTCGACCCGGACGTGCGCGACGACATCGTGTACCGCAACACCGCGCGCCTCTACGGGCTGCGCGTCTGA
- a CDS encoding TetR/AcrR family transcriptional regulator has translation MTTSPAPATHPGRQRSPACDATILDATLEVLVEKGYAGLTVAAVIERAGVSSATLYRRWATKQDLVAAAVATLAPEPAAVDTGSLDGDLKAFLANIARSIAARREDVADALGTEVSGNTDLAAALREKFTAPRLAELRGILARAKQRGELDDAPTVEQAYSLVTGGLYHQAFMLHQRITPAFFRHALAFALRGLGAREPSSS, from the coding sequence ATGACGACCTCGCCTGCTCCCGCCACGCATCCCGGGCGCCAGCGGAGCCCGGCGTGCGACGCGACGATCCTCGACGCGACGCTCGAGGTGCTCGTCGAGAAGGGCTACGCGGGGTTGACCGTTGCCGCGGTGATCGAGCGCGCCGGCGTGTCGTCGGCCACGCTGTACCGCCGGTGGGCGACGAAGCAGGATCTCGTCGCGGCCGCGGTCGCGACACTCGCACCCGAGCCGGCTGCGGTCGACACCGGCAGCCTCGACGGTGACCTGAAAGCGTTCCTCGCCAACATCGCGCGCTCGATCGCGGCGCGACGGGAGGACGTCGCCGACGCGCTCGGCACCGAGGTGTCGGGGAACACGGACCTCGCGGCGGCGCTGCGCGAGAAGTTCACCGCGCCGCGGCTCGCGGAGCTGCGCGGGATCCTGGCGCGCGCGAAGCAGCGTGGCGAGCTCGACGACGCACCCACCGTCGAGCAGGCGTACAGCCTCGTCACCGGCGGCCTGTACCACCAGGCGTTCATGCTGCACCAGCGGATCACGCCGGCCTTCTTCCGTCACGCGCTCGCGTTCGCGCTGCGCGGCCTCGGCGCGCGCGAGCCGTCGTCGAGCTGA
- a CDS encoding MFS transporter → MAVTADATSVDAAIPLADARLDRRRWWALAVMCLSLAVITLDNTVLNVALPALIRDVHASTSQLQWIVDGYTLVFAGLLLTTGSLGDRIGRKRALSTGLAIFCLGSASSAFAGSATALVFTRAFMGIGAALIMPATLSLLTNVFRDPKERARAIGAWAAVAGGGGALGPVIGGFLLRHFWWGSVFLINVPIAAVALVAGRFLLPESRDPNAPRLDLAGASLSVAGLVAVLWAIIEAPTKGWTSATVVGSLLLGVVVLAAFVVWELTCDHPMLDVRFFRNPRFSAANGAITMTFFAMYGSMFVMTQYLQNVLGYGALEAGIRLLPMAAIMLVVAPLSPRVVEHIGTKLVVGGGLVLSVVGLVLMAQVTTSSGYTLLLVSMSILSTGMGFVMAPATESIMGSLPVEKAGVGSAMNDTTRQMGGALGVAVIGSVLAASYRPGMATRVAGMHLPAGVASAATDSVGGAVDAAAHLPGSVGRALASAGHAEFIHAFARAEIVGAVVVLLAAIVVFAFLPARAQDARADESGALDGVASLTFAEAEGALEAEQVSSA, encoded by the coding sequence ATGGCCGTGACCGCCGATGCGACGTCCGTGGACGCCGCGATCCCCCTCGCCGACGCCCGGCTCGACCGGCGCCGGTGGTGGGCGCTCGCGGTCATGTGCCTGAGCCTCGCGGTCATCACGCTCGACAACACCGTCCTGAACGTCGCCCTGCCCGCGCTCATCCGCGACGTCCACGCGTCGACGAGCCAGCTGCAGTGGATCGTCGACGGCTACACGCTCGTGTTCGCCGGCCTGCTCCTCACGACCGGGAGCCTCGGCGACCGCATCGGGCGCAAGCGCGCGCTCAGCACCGGGCTCGCGATCTTCTGCCTCGGCTCGGCGTCTTCCGCGTTCGCGGGGTCGGCGACCGCGCTCGTGTTCACGCGCGCGTTCATGGGCATCGGTGCCGCGCTCATCATGCCGGCGACGCTGTCGTTGCTGACCAACGTCTTCCGCGACCCGAAGGAGCGTGCGCGCGCGATCGGCGCGTGGGCGGCGGTCGCCGGTGGTGGTGGCGCGCTCGGGCCGGTCATCGGCGGGTTCCTGCTCCGCCACTTCTGGTGGGGATCGGTGTTCCTGATCAACGTGCCGATCGCCGCGGTCGCGCTCGTCGCCGGCCGGTTCCTCCTCCCCGAGTCGCGCGACCCGAACGCGCCGCGTCTCGACCTCGCCGGCGCGTCGTTGTCGGTCGCGGGTCTCGTCGCCGTGCTGTGGGCCATCATCGAGGCGCCCACGAAGGGATGGACGAGCGCGACGGTCGTCGGCTCGTTGCTCCTGGGCGTCGTGGTGCTCGCCGCCTTCGTCGTGTGGGAGCTGACGTGCGACCACCCGATGCTGGACGTCCGCTTCTTCCGCAACCCGCGCTTCTCGGCTGCGAACGGCGCGATCACGATGACGTTCTTCGCGATGTACGGGTCGATGTTCGTGATGACCCAGTACCTCCAGAACGTGCTCGGGTACGGCGCGCTGGAGGCGGGCATCCGGCTGCTCCCGATGGCCGCGATCATGCTCGTCGTCGCGCCGCTGTCGCCGCGGGTCGTCGAGCACATCGGCACGAAGCTCGTCGTCGGCGGCGGTCTCGTGCTGTCGGTCGTGGGACTCGTGCTGATGGCGCAGGTGACGACGTCGAGCGGCTACACGCTGCTGCTCGTGTCGATGTCGATCCTGTCGACGGGCATGGGGTTCGTCATGGCGCCCGCCACGGAGTCCATCATGGGGTCGTTGCCCGTCGAGAAGGCCGGGGTCGGCTCCGCGATGAACGACACGACGCGCCAGATGGGCGGTGCGCTCGGCGTCGCGGTCATCGGCTCGGTGCTGGCCGCGTCGTACCGGCCCGGGATGGCGACCCGGGTCGCCGGCATGCACCTGCCTGCCGGTGTCGCGTCGGCGGCGACCGACTCGGTCGGTGGCGCGGTGGACGCGGCCGCGCACCTGCCCGGCTCCGTCGGACGTGCGCTCGCGAGCGCCGGCCACGCCGAGTTCATCCACGCGTTCGCGCGCGCGGAGATCGTCGGTGCGGTGGTCGTGCTGCTGGCCGCGATCGTCGTGTTCGCGTTCCTGCCGGCGCGCGCACAGGACGCGCGCGCGGACGAGTCCGGCGCGCTCGACGGTGTCGCGTCTCTCACGTTCGCGGAAGCCGAGGGCGCGCTCGAAGCGGAGCAGGTGTCCTCAGCATGA
- a CDS encoding CoA transferase has translation MTSDAPSHTVRPLESVRIVECSMLGPAAITTCLADLGADVIKVEPPSGDYVREMTWPIVEGTSLMHLHTNRGKRSVVLDLRTAEGVEVFLDLVRHADAVVEAMRPGGLERRGLGFEKLREVNPRIVFITISGYGMTGPYKDYPSHGIAYDTWAGIVAPEVDEDGFAYLPEHVSIGINAGPLYGALGILSGILQARATGEGSRMEVAQSDAAAAIDWLRSETYKSYERPESEVTGNKSDDYVRRAPGTAGMKEGVRYNVYETKDGYVLFMASEQAFWKNFCEGVDRMDMFERWPGSKYADHARGNVEMHRELRDIFRTKTSAEWLEFGGRVNTPIAPVNSPKTIADDPQFQDRLPWLPRERLGAEQLPFPVKLVDGELPVPTKAPTLGQHTDEVLHEVLGYDDARLAALRDAKALG, from the coding sequence ATGACCTCTGACGCCCCGTCACACACGGTCCGGCCGCTCGAGAGCGTGCGCATCGTCGAGTGCTCGATGCTCGGGCCGGCGGCCATCACGACCTGCCTCGCCGACCTCGGCGCCGACGTGATCAAGGTCGAGCCACCCTCGGGCGACTACGTGCGCGAGATGACGTGGCCGATCGTCGAGGGCACGTCGCTCATGCACCTGCACACGAACCGGGGCAAGCGCAGCGTCGTCCTCGACCTGCGGACGGCGGAGGGCGTCGAGGTGTTCCTCGACCTCGTGCGCCACGCGGACGCGGTGGTCGAGGCCATGCGCCCGGGCGGGCTCGAGCGGCGCGGCCTCGGGTTCGAGAAGCTGCGCGAGGTGAACCCGCGCATCGTGTTCATCACGATCTCGGGCTACGGCATGACCGGCCCGTACAAGGACTACCCGAGCCACGGGATCGCGTACGACACGTGGGCGGGCATCGTGGCGCCGGAGGTCGACGAGGACGGCTTCGCGTACCTCCCAGAGCACGTGTCGATCGGGATCAACGCAGGCCCGCTCTACGGCGCGCTCGGCATCCTGTCGGGGATCCTGCAGGCGCGCGCGACGGGCGAGGGGTCGCGCATGGAGGTCGCGCAGTCCGACGCCGCGGCCGCGATCGACTGGCTGCGCTCCGAGACCTACAAGTCCTACGAGCGGCCCGAGAGCGAGGTCACCGGCAACAAGTCGGACGACTACGTCCGGCGCGCGCCCGGCACCGCGGGCATGAAGGAGGGCGTCCGGTACAACGTCTACGAGACGAAGGACGGCTACGTGCTCTTCATGGCGTCGGAGCAGGCGTTCTGGAAGAACTTCTGCGAGGGCGTCGACCGCATGGACATGTTCGAGCGGTGGCCGGGCTCGAAGTACGCCGACCACGCGCGCGGCAACGTCGAGATGCACCGTGAGCTGCGCGACATCTTCCGCACGAAGACGTCCGCGGAGTGGCTCGAGTTCGGCGGTCGGGTCAACACGCCGATCGCGCCGGTGAACTCGCCGAAGACGATCGCGGACGACCCGCAGTTCCAGGACCGGCTGCCCTGGCTGCCGCGCGAGCGGCTCGGTGCCGAGCAGCTGCCGTTCCCGGTCAAGCTCGTGGACGGCGAGCTGCCCGTCCCGACGAAGGCGCCGACGCTCGGCCAGCACACCGACGAGGTGCTGCACGAGGTCCTCGGGTACGACGACGCCCGCCTCGCCGCGCTGAGGGACGCCAAGGCGCTCGGCTGA